The following coding sequences are from one Panicum hallii strain FIL2 chromosome 5, PHallii_v3.1, whole genome shotgun sequence window:
- the LOC112894439 gene encoding uncharacterized protein LOC112894439, which yields MAAGFSIRRCAERLRGTAAAELGPLELAARDLPPMEVRVFRWWEEELAAIKAAAAAEEGEGPVAEVDEDEEEAPGNGRTPKKRSITDLFAAAPAVNAVGGPVAAEDDEEVLRAFYRRTKEMRRKRRLEEAAADEPESSAAAEGNFARKKSLDKTNLGDGMDTPDASEEHDDEHNLSTERENIPDLKKRKHGRLNNSLQKKKANRLKYIGSTKAIKVGKRDIKKLPLHSILKKYTKHTSVKMVKEKHGNSKGPGVIELCRKSVKRVKFSEASDALGSKKQCSKRPELANICKLISDAMTSSSSSSLEISSEEEHIIAETSSSRMPEKAFAMAKDANDNTNRDNQSELSSTGLSTGLFDLNKGFEDLTDLNSPYIPNSEESCLQHTQVGTQYMDQQVIDNGRTNHKHSSFNPHGQEQEHHATDLDNRMKSPCTLRNQTIQDSVQLQNWCSMTMHHGVSQLSTGGESSSFQFRGCNLSHSEKQIFHSEMNMQQESRPSAGQTLRLMGHDLTISNTRVDYLSEAAQKQTNPAEDHLTTKLVLELPRQGQPFLSLQTQSTPNISASSASTVAHISASSGSTAEAHFRYRTPHNVRHPLPDANVFSGDPSRCEERWTDFTNLQSHRNVLLGYPPVSNHGSAASIQNPPPPRRYYTDHSTKKDSPSAPFSPINMQHVTPSSDYGANLPVSYGLYSASSSVHPHNSVSFTWSHPDQIVRGVPDSRTSAALPSRNAGIGTARADPDNSTSSSSRFVLRSGPVKLSPGAKHILIPSENTEDDNSAPIYSCVSFGTYNGNVSAPPQNKGAGSRRF from the exons aTGGCGGCCGGCTTCTCAATCAG GCGGTGTGCGGAGCGACTgcggggaacggcggcggcggagctcggccCGCTCGAGCTCGCCGCCAGGGACCTGCCGCCCATGGAGGTCCGGGTGTTCAGGTGGTGGGAGGAGGAGCTCGCGGCCAtcaaggccgcggcggcggcggaggagggcgagggGCCGGTGGCGGAGGtcgacgaggacgaggaggaggcgcCGGGGAACGGGCGGACGCCGAAGAAGCGGTCCATCACCGACCTCTTCGCGGCGGCGCCTGCCGTGAACGCCGTGGGCGGCCCCGTCGCCGCtgaggacgacgaggaggtcCTCCGCGCCTTCTACCGGCGGACCAAGGAGATGCGGCGGAAGCGGCGcctggaggaggcggcggcggacgagcCGGAGTCGTcggcggcggccgaggggaATTTCGCCAGAAAG AAATCACTTGACAAGACAAATTTGGGAGATGGGATGGATACTCCTGATGCATCAGAGGAACATGATGATGAACATAATCTCAGTACAGAGAGGGAAAATATCCCAGATCTTAAGAAAAGGAAGCATGGAAGACTGAATAATAGCTTACAGAAGAAGAAGGCTAACAGGCTGAAGTATATTGGTAGTACAAAGGCTATTAAGGTGGGGAAACGAGACATTAAAAAGCTCCCTTTGCACAGCATTCTGAAGAAGTACACAAAGCATACATCCGTCAAAATGGTTAAGGAAAAACATGGCAATTCAAAAGGTCCTGGAGTCATAGAACTCTGCCGCAAATCGGTTAAGCGTGTCAAATTCTCGGAAGCGAGTGATGCACTTGGCAGTAAGAAACAATGTTCCAAAAGACCTGAACTGGCAAATATCTGCAAGCTAATCTCTGATGCTAtgacttcttcttcatcatcatcctTAGAAATTTCCAGTGAAGAAGAACACATTATTGCAGAAACTAGCAGTTCTCGCATGCCTGAGAAAGCCTTCGCTATGGCTAAGGATGCAAATGATAACACAAATCGTGATAATCAATCTGAGCTCAGCAGTACTGGATTGTCCACTGGTTTATTTGATCTGAATAAAGGTTTTGAAGATCTTACTGACTTGAACAGCCCTTATATTCCAAATTCAGAGGAGTCATGTCTTCAGCATACGCAAGTTGGAACTCAGTATATGGATCAACAAGTCATTGATAATGGAAGAACAAACCATAAACACTCATCTTTCAATCCACATGGACAAGAACAAGAGCATCATGCTACTGACTTGGACAACAGAATGAAGTCCCCTTGTACACTGCGAAACCAAACTATTCAGGATTCAGTCCAGCTGCAGAATTGGTGCTCCATGACTATGCATCATGGTGTCTCTCAGCTCTCAACTGGAGGTGAATCTTCTTCCTTCCAATTTCGAGGATGTAATCTATCACACAGTGAGAAACAAATTTTTCATTCAGAAATGAACATGCAGCAAGAGTCTAGGCCTTCTGCAGGACAAACCTTGCGCTTGATGGGTCATGATCTTACAATATCCAATACTAGAGTTGACTATTTGTCTGAGGCAGCACAGAAACAAACAAATCCTGCTGAAGATCATCTTACCACCAAGTTGGTGTTGGAACTGCCACGACAAGGTCAGCCTTTCCTATCATTACAAACTCAGAGTACTCCCAACATCTCAGCGAGTTCTGCAAGCACAGTAGCTCATATTTCTGCGAGTTCTGGAAGCACAGCTGAGGCACATTTTAGATACAGAACCCCACATAATGTCAGGCATCCTTTGCCTGATGCCAATGTGTTCTCTGGTGATCCATCAAGATGTGAAGAGAGGTGGACAGACTTTACAAACTTGCAATCTCATCGAAATGTTCTATTGGGATATCCGCCTGTTTCCAATCATGGTAGTGCTGCATCCATTCAGAAcccgccacctcctcggcgcTATTACACTGATCATTCCACTAAGAAAGATTCGCCCTCAGCACCATTTTCACCAATAAATATGCAGCATGTGACACCGTCTTCAGATTATGGTGCCAATTTGCCTGTGTCATATGGTTTGTACTCTGCAAGCTCATCAGTTCACCCCCATAACTCAGTGAGTTTTACGTGGAGCCACCCAGACCAGATAGTCCGAGGAGTTCCTGATAGCAGAACCTCTGCAGCCCTTCCATCCAGAAATGCAGGAATTGGAACGGCAAGAGCTGATCCTGACAATTCTACTTCATCTAGCAGCCGTTTTGTGCTGAGATCAGGCCCAGTGAAGCTCAGCCCTGGGGCGAAGCATATCCTGATTCCGAGTGAGAATACAGAGGATGACAATTCTGCTCCAATTTACTCCTGTGTGTCCTTTGGTACCTATAATGGAAATGTTTCGGCGCCTCCCCAGAATAAAGGCGCAGGTTCCCGTAGGTTCTAG